Proteins encoded within one genomic window of Paraglaciecola psychrophila 170:
- a CDS encoding glycosyltransferase, with protein MMNICFVHNVSVVGGAERVSQGIMQNLPISDYRLSLVCTAKGELSKECEQLSVPTETNPMFQPSMRNPIKTLTNFIGWKNLIKKNQIDIFHTGDLISTRSLLRAALFTKTKIVCHIHFPFEEDFAKWVFSANSQPSGFLFCSQDLQNNLGAMLKKLCPKASQWVVHNAVDTDVFLPQKVSNKTIKIGIIANLQFRKGHDDFLDMAKNLKISGYSPVYEIIGGDILQEPREPLLKERVEELELNQEVTFHGQVNNVKELLQSLDIVVCASHEEAFPISILEAMACGKPIVSTNVNGIPEAIIDGESGLLVSPSSPEELSNKVKFLMDNPQNMKEIGDNARKRVHHHFGKNVFIQKIIGVYKSL; from the coding sequence GCAGAACCTTCCTATAAGCGACTACCGCTTATCATTAGTTTGCACTGCAAAAGGTGAGTTAAGTAAAGAATGCGAACAACTAAGTGTACCTACTGAAACAAACCCTATGTTCCAACCTAGCATGCGCAACCCTATCAAGACCTTAACAAACTTCATTGGCTGGAAGAACTTAATCAAAAAAAATCAAATAGACATTTTTCATACTGGTGACTTGATTAGCACTAGAAGTTTACTAAGAGCAGCCTTGTTTACTAAAACTAAAATTGTTTGTCATATACATTTCCCATTTGAAGAGGACTTCGCTAAATGGGTTTTTTCTGCCAATTCTCAGCCCTCTGGCTTTTTGTTTTGCAGCCAGGATTTGCAAAATAACTTGGGGGCAATGTTAAAAAAATTGTGTCCAAAGGCGTCGCAATGGGTTGTTCATAATGCTGTAGATACTGATGTATTTTTACCCCAAAAAGTATCTAACAAAACTATTAAAATTGGAATAATTGCTAATTTGCAGTTTAGAAAAGGGCATGATGATTTTTTAGATATGGCAAAGAATTTAAAAATCAGTGGCTATTCACCAGTCTACGAAATAATCGGAGGCGATATTCTTCAGGAACCAAGAGAACCTTTATTGAAAGAAAGGGTGGAAGAATTAGAATTAAACCAAGAAGTTACATTTCATGGACAAGTAAATAATGTAAAAGAGCTTTTACAATCTCTCGATATAGTAGTTTGCGCTTCACACGAAGAAGCTTTTCCTATTTCAATTTTGGAAGCTATGGCATGTGGAAAACCGATTGTATCAACTAATGTCAATGGCATACCTGAGGCAATAATAGATGGTGAATCAGGCCTATTAGTTTCACCATCTAGTCCAGAAGAACTCAGTAATAAAGTAAAATTTCTAATGGACAATCCTCAAAACATGAAAGAGATTGGAGATAATGCGCGAAAAAGAGTGCATCATCATTTCGGTAAAAATGTTTTCATTCAAAAAATTATTGGAGTCTATAAATCTCTATGA